The DNA window GATTGACGGAGGTGATCTGATTCAGCAAGTTCCACCGCAGGCTGTTGAACGCCGCGCCGGAGGGGATCGTCACCGTCACCGTGAACGGATCGAGCGGCAGCGCCGCATAGGGATCGGTCCAGCCCGTTGTGGCCAGGCAAGTCACGGAGACTTGGGAACCGGTGACGGCGGCCGAGGGGAAGCCGGCGGCGGTCAGATAGTTCTGCACTGCCGTTTGGACGGTCGCGACTGTAACGGCGGTGCCATTGACGTAACCGCCGGCGGCGACTCGGGCGCCTTCGCGAGCGGCATTGTCCATGATCTGGCTGATCTGGATCATTCGCCCGACTTCCCAGACGCCGAGCATCAGCGTGAGCATGATCGGCATGACAAACGCGGCCTCGACCACGGCCGACCCGCGCCGCCGTTTGGCGGAGCGAAGCCGCGAACGCTGCATGACTCGCGATTTGCCGTGCGTTCGGACTGTTTCGGAAATGTTCATCGCTCTGATTGGTTGGGAAGCGCCGAAGTGTACTCCTTGCGCTCCGCGTACGGACGACCACCACGCGCGAGCGCGACAAGCACACTGCCGGAAGAGGCAATTTGGAATCCTGCGACTGAACTCTAGGTCGCAAAACAGATGTCGTCAAACGCCGTCGAGATTCGGCGATGTACGAAGGCCAAAGTGCGAAGTACGAAAGAGTTTGAAACTTCTGCGAACGGCGATCACTCGCGGATCAGATCGCGCACGGTCATGCCGGCAGGAATCATCGGCAACACGTGTTCCTGGTAGGGCACCTCCACGTCGAGAACGAACGGCCCGTCGTAGGCGATCATCTCGCGCAGGGCGTCGGTCAGTTCCGATTTCTTCTTCACCTGCCGCGCCCCGCAGCCGAAGCCCTTGGCGATCGCGACGAAATCGGGATAGCGCTCGGAAGGGCCAAGGCCATTCCCGTCGCCAGTCGCCTCGGGATGATCGATCGGGCCGAGATAGGTATGCGCCCGATTTCCCTTGAAGAACCGGTCTTCCCATTGCACGACCATGCCGAGATGCTGATTGTTGAGCAGCATCACCTTGACCGGCAGCTTTTCGCAATAGCACGTGGCCAATTCCTGGATGTTCATCATGAAGCTGCCGTCGCCATCGATATCGACGACCAGCTTGTCGGGATGGGCCGCCTTCGCTCCCATCGCCGCAGGCAGACCAAAGCCCATCGTCCCGAGGCCGGAGCTGGAAAGCCAGGTCCGAGGGTGCATGAACTTGTAGAACTGCGCGGCCCACATCTGATGCTGGCCGACGCCGACGGTGATGATCGTGTCTTCCCCGCGCGTCAGCCGCGACAATTCGGCGATGGCATGCTGCGGCAGGATGCCGTCGAACGATGTGTCGTAATGGAACGGATCGCTCCGCTTCCATTCGGCGATCTGCTGGTGCCAGGGGGCAAGATCGGCGACCGGCCGCTCGACGATCTTATTTAACTCGCCCAGCGCGTATTTCAGATCGCTGACAATCGGGATGTGGACCACCTTATTCTTATTGATCTCAGAGGGGTCGATATCGACATGGACGATGAAGGCGCTTTTGGCGAACTCCTCCTTCTTGCCGGTCACGCGATCGTCGAACCGCACGCCGAAGGCCAACAGCAGATCGGCCCCGTCAACGGCGTAGTTCGAGTAAACGCTGCCG is part of the Pirellulales bacterium genome and encodes:
- a CDS encoding TadE/TadG family type IV pilus assembly protein, encoding MNISETVRTHGKSRVMQRSRLRSAKRRRGSAVVEAAFVMPIMLTLMLGVWEVGRMIQISQIMDNAAREGARVAAGGYVNGTAVTVATVQTAVQNYLTAAGFPSAAVTGSQVSVTCLATTGWTDPYAALPLDPFTVTVTIPSGAAFNSLRWNLLNQITSVNQLSTSVYWQSANNSQVTVSTTLPY
- the ilvB gene encoding biosynthetic-type acetolactate synthase large subunit, which translates into the protein MATATKTRNANQLVTGADVVVQSLVNHGVDVIFAYPGGASMPLHQSLTRFKDLLRTILPRHEQGGSFAAQGYARSTGKPGVCMATSGPGALNLVTAIGDAKMDSIPLIALTGQVGTPVIGSDAFQETPIVEVCRGITKHHYLVTDVNDVARVMREAFHIATTGRPGPVLVDLPKNVQQAQVVPDYDVPMNLPGYRVETRRAQPEQIAQVAAAIKRARRPVIYAGGGIILSGASEELRTLVHKTGIPITTTVMGLGAIRSDDPLWLDMLGMHGSVYSNYAVDGADLLLAFGVRFDDRVTGKKEEFAKSAFIVHVDIDPSEINKNKVVHIPIVSDLKYALGELNKIVERPVADLAPWHQQIAEWKRSDPFHYDTSFDGILPQHAIAELSRLTRGEDTIITVGVGQHQMWAAQFYKFMHPRTWLSSSGLGTMGFGLPAAMGAKAAHPDKLVVDIDGDGSFMMNIQELATCYCEKLPVKVMLLNNQHLGMVVQWEDRFFKGNRAHTYLGPIDHPEATGDGNGLGPSERYPDFVAIAKGFGCGARQVKKKSELTDALREMIAYDGPFVLDVEVPYQEHVLPMIPAGMTVRDLIRE